In Candidatus Baltobacteraceae bacterium, one genomic interval encodes:
- a CDS encoding SGNH/GDSL hydrolase family protein, whose protein sequence is MMKKYIALLILAALTSLAACGGGGGGNVPQLVKGTGPATAPTPLGGPILVGVGDSLTAGEQADGLLGVEATSSLSGYPGGAVYPGQDSGWWAIMYDCLTSTGGTCNHTSYATTNASLAVLPLINAPGLGTQIVLNATTLFANTQSGCSSFNDAAFGATTWEETHLSPTTGIADLGVPGITMHEAVAMTGPYEGPPTQTSSGCGYATLANDPTSGGLQSLVESENQLFLPILGEFEPAYGSNLTMLNVAAGMSPKLTTVWLGANDLLKYIFSAATAPASDTPTQMATDLTKIIKTLTASGSKVLVADLPTLLPTTGNPVPQFFPQTKLAADLEALGIPSAAASAIVSYVGTQYGVTAGGYLTESGFLDIVEGCSEAPATCATPQLDPGAAGSGLGSVYLTPAFAAQVQAVNTAYNEAIDEVASSSGSSVALVPINALFTQASQAGYTVGGFPAPLSLQFGGGLVSWDGLHPSNLGYAIIANQFISTADTAFGMTIPQLSPLQLAGIASTDPYDPYVVKAGDPDSPFPLP, encoded by the coding sequence ATGATGAAGAAATATATAGCGCTACTCATACTCGCTGCCCTCACCTCGCTTGCCGCATGCGGCGGCGGCGGTGGCGGCAACGTTCCGCAACTCGTCAAAGGAACGGGCCCCGCGACGGCGCCCACGCCGCTCGGCGGCCCGATTCTGGTCGGCGTCGGCGATAGTTTGACGGCCGGCGAACAAGCCGACGGTCTGCTCGGCGTGGAGGCGACAAGTTCGCTCTCCGGATATCCCGGCGGCGCCGTCTACCCCGGACAGGACAGCGGCTGGTGGGCGATCATGTACGACTGCCTCACCTCGACCGGCGGAACGTGCAATCACACGAGTTACGCCACGACCAACGCGTCGCTCGCGGTATTGCCGTTGATCAACGCGCCGGGCCTGGGGACGCAAATCGTCCTGAATGCCACGACGCTCTTTGCGAACACGCAATCGGGCTGCTCGTCGTTCAACGATGCGGCCTTCGGCGCGACGACGTGGGAAGAAACCCACCTCAGCCCGACGACCGGCATCGCCGATCTCGGCGTTCCCGGCATCACCATGCACGAAGCGGTGGCAATGACGGGTCCGTACGAAGGTCCGCCGACCCAAACCTCGAGCGGCTGCGGGTATGCGACGCTGGCGAACGATCCGACATCGGGCGGCTTGCAGAGTTTGGTCGAAAGCGAGAACCAACTCTTCCTGCCGATCCTCGGTGAGTTCGAGCCCGCGTACGGCAGCAATCTCACCATGCTCAACGTCGCGGCCGGAATGTCGCCGAAGCTGACGACGGTGTGGCTGGGTGCGAACGATCTGCTCAAGTACATCTTCTCGGCCGCAACCGCGCCGGCAAGCGACACGCCCACGCAAATGGCAACCGATCTCACCAAGATCATCAAGACGTTGACGGCGAGCGGATCGAAGGTGCTGGTCGCAGATCTTCCCACGCTGCTTCCGACGACCGGGAATCCGGTCCCGCAGTTCTTCCCGCAGACCAAACTCGCCGCGGATCTCGAAGCGCTGGGCATTCCGTCGGCTGCCGCGAGTGCGATCGTATCGTATGTCGGAACGCAGTACGGCGTGACGGCCGGTGGTTATCTGACCGAGAGCGGCTTCCTCGATATCGTCGAGGGTTGCAGCGAAGCGCCGGCGACGTGCGCCACACCCCAACTCGATCCGGGCGCGGCGGGGAGCGGTCTCGGCAGCGTCTACCTTACGCCCGCATTCGCGGCGCAAGTGCAAGCGGTCAACACGGCATATAACGAGGCGATCGACGAAGTCGCGTCCTCGTCCGGAAGCAGCGTTGCACTCGTTCCGATCAATGCGCTCTTCACCCAAGCCTCGCAAGCCGGCTACACGGTCGGCGGTTTCCCCGCACCGCTCAGCCTGCAGTTCGGCGGCGGGCTGGTGAGCTGGGATGGACTGCATCCCTCGAATCTCGGTTACGCGATCATCGCGAATCAGTTCATCTCGACGGCCGACACGGCGTTCGGAATGACGATACCTCAGCTCAGCCCGCTCCAGCTGGCGGGGATCGCCTCAACCGATCCGTACGATCCATATGTGGTCAAGGCCGGCGATCCCGACTCGCCGTTCCCGTTACCCTAG